The DNA segment TCTGGTAAAAAACTAACTAAGGAGCCTTATTTACCATAATTGTACCAGAACTAACTGACAGATGGTTGTTAACCAGATATTGAGAAAACCATTTTTCAACTTGTTGTCGGCAAAGTTCTGTTTACGCGTTTAACCAAACATTGTGAGTACGCCCTAAGATTTGCGCgagttataataaaaaatttatataagtaaaagaaatttcaaCAGTTACATTGTGCAGCCAATACTCCCCTGTCGCGTAGTATGTTTTGCGTTCTATTTTTCTTGTTAGAAAAGTAGCTGCACACAATAATTGTggcaaaaatacaataaaatacttattttgttactataaaagcatttttccttcaattttttacAACTCTTCTTGATAACCGTTCTCTTAATgatcattttttaataaaatatgagaAACCTAATGATTTTTCGGTGTACAAATAATTGcgctgaattaaaaaaaaaataatcttatcTCTTTGGAAACACCCGGTTCTGCAAGAATTTAGTTTTGTTTCGTTTCGTACCTGAAATGTGGTTGGTCAAAAAGACCGCGTCCTGCTTAAGTGAGTGACATTTGCAAacgtttattaaaaagttttgtacGGAGATATTCTTTATCTAAATTTTGTAACCAATACGAACAACTTATAATTGAAGCAATGTAAGTTTTAAACAATGATATAATATTTGCGTTAATTAACCTTAAATGGATTTGCAGGGCTCTTGTAAAACCAAAATCTGAACTGACACCTGAGGAACTTGCTCGCCAAGAGGAAGAAGAATTCAACACCGGTCCTCTTTCCGTTCTCACCCAATCGGTGAAAAACAATACACAAGTTCTAATAAACTGCCGAAATAACAAGAAGCTGCTTGGTCGTGTAAAGGCTTTCGACCGCCACTGTAATATGGTTCTCGAAAGTGTTAAGGAAATGTGGACTGAATTGCCTCGTACGGGAAAAGGCAAGAAGAAAGTTAAACCAGTAAATAAAGatcgttttatatcgaaaatgtttttacgCGGAGATTCAGTGATTTTGGTTTTGAGAAATCCTTTGGCGACAGCAGCAGGGAAATGAGTTATTTTCTACGCTAActttagtatatataatatatatgtaggcATTATGGTAATCAAGAcagaataataatatttttgaaagcagCCAAACTagtcttattttattaaaaaaaatgattaacaATTCAATACAAACCAAATCAATATATCAAATTGTGTTAGTTGCCTGAAAGCTGTTTATGAACGAAGGGAACATATTCATCCCATTGTGCTTGATAAAAGTTGCCTGCTATAGGATAATCAAGGTCATACTTTAAAGCAAAGTTAGCTGCACGGAAATTGGGACGTTCTTCTCTGCTGTTATTTCCAACTCTTGCCTCATTGAATTCCAACTTTCCATTCTGTTTGTAGAGCAAGAATACATAACGATGCAGTCCTGAATTTTTTGGAGGTCCTGAGCCGACATAAGCGCTTAGAACTTCACCTTTTGAAATGTCATTGTTTGGGATGTTACCCACTAGCCAGTGTTTGAACTCGCGAAATTTTGGTGCATTGCGACTTGGTGCGTCTGGATCTGTCATTATAAGTGTGTAAAATGAATCTTGATCCGCCTCCCATTCTACCAAAGGTTGGGACTTTACTTGAGTTGGTGTGAATTCTATGCCCGCTTTCAATTCCAAGTCGTTGGCATAAGTCACctaaatacatatttgataattatagaaattcaaagtttatttaatttaaagattttgacAATACTTTTAAAAACCGGTTTGGTGCACTTGGTACAACATCTGGGACGACTTCAAGTTGCTCGAATATTGTCTTCACGTCATTTGTTTCGTTTGCACTTATATTGGCCGCGATCAACAAAAGCCAAAATACTTTCATAATCTCCATTTAAATGTCCTGCGATGGGTTAACTGTATATATTACAACCGATATATTTCGTATGTGAAATCTAATAGTAATATGCTTTAGGCGattaaattaagttaactaaccaaCAGAAgcgattaaaaaaacaataaacctACTACAGCTTTTAAGGTAAAGCTGAGAAAGCTTTTACCTGGTATGGGGCATTCCATTATCACGGGCAGGGAAATtgataattaactttttattaatatattgttCAAGCTGGGATTCTTGGTAGTGTTTTCCATGCGTGGTTTGTAATAATGgcatatttattttccaaatgaacATAATAACTACCGACCAGATTTTCTATGAGTTTAATCTGTTTCACTCCAGCCAGATGGGAGATCATCTACATCGACGAAGATAGTGAGACGGAAAACGAGTTTGTTATTAGATTCGCCCCGGACGCAatgtcttgggggcggcaaaacgatctccgctagtttttaatattcagaaaaatacttcaacaaataagatgtcttgtaaatttactatcaatttcctcaaaaaccgtattgtgagaattttgaaaCTTCAGAATTTatgtggcttctagttcctaaattttatatacatacatatgtacttaacatcgaagatattttgtaaaaattcacttttgttggaaccacctcatgaaacttgtaggtaggtagataaaggggggcggcagaacatccttggccccgggcgcccgaagctgtagctacgccactggacCCTAGGGAGAGGACTGTTAGATGTGTAAGGTTACAAACAAGGTACAAATTAAACAGTAATGGGAAGAGAACACCACCCTGCGGGACCTcctgtttaattattttcaaatagtagGTGTTACCTCGAAACGGTACGGTGGAAATTGGTCGATTAGTTCGTTGGATATAGCATTTCATCTAAAGATGGGCGGCGTGGCACCACCCATTGTCTCATTTTGACCCGGCTCCTATGAAGCGTTTCGTACCTTCTCGGTGTAAAGTTTAATGTATCTGACGCATTTATCTAATGAGCTATCACAcctttagtagttttcaacataaccgttatatgggaagggGGCGGCGTTATAacccgatttcatcaattttcataCCGTCGGAGGAGTCGCAAATAAGATTTGTGCTGGGTAAATTTGGTTAATTTAGCTTTAAGATTTTTTGAGAGATATACTTAACCaatttttcaactgaaaatggCCCTTTCTAATGCCATCCCTTGTACCGAATAACAGTTTTGTATCTTATTAGGGAGCTTAGTTATAGCAATGTATAGCTTCTCCATCTCACCTTCTCTGAAGAAAACGTAACAAGTGATTTGTATACTCCCGCAATATTTTGCACAGATTGATATACATACTGTTAgcgtcaaaaataagtaaacagcagttttatcaatattaaagtGTTTATAACAACGCAGTCTTTATTGCAtcaataaaaagttgtattacaGAATACAAGGCTTATATTATAAGAGTTTAacttagtataaataataaacaaaaactaaacacagCTAAAAATAATTCACATAAACTAAAAATTCTCTCATTTTTTCGcgtcaaaaaaaagtaaacagagTTCTGTAAAGTTAAAATCTATGAACTTAAactaaatcaatatttattctagtattttgtttactttcctTTGGACTTCTGGACATCACTTATCAagatgagttgaaatccgggtgactgtcagTACGtccaagcgataacttgagtaaaattccagatatcttgataaaacttgaTACATATGTTCCTTGGCACCCAAGGGAGCTTGGTATTGCAAACGAAACCCTACAAAGCTCCAAAACTTAATTAAGATACATACAGGGGATTGCAGTAGCATCCAACATCTGTTggctaaaactttttttaaagtggGCATGTCCCCGCCCCTAATtggtttaatatacatatcttccgAGCCACTGAAGTTTAATCAACAAAACTTGCTGTGAGGTAGAATTTTTAGAACTTTTTCTTACGCTGTGAGAATGGgtaaaatcagataataaccacggccactttccatataacggttattttgaaaactactaaaagtgcgctAATTCACTAAATAATTGCGCCATAAGCATTAAATTTCAGAACCAATATGATAGGGAAGCGATATAAATCCCTGTTCGGGTGAAAATTGGACAAGGcgtgatatatatttatataaaaaatcgaatataCGTATACCTACATATCTATAACTTTTTTAGAACCCAGACGCCAAATATCTGAACGCCAGAGCATTTGGCTGATATTTTACCAAACTTATCAGACAATCTGTGAGTTGTAGTATTGAAATTCGAGGAGCATTAATATTTGTAATGACATACCCTCGTGCCAAGAATTGGTAAAAGACATccacatatacctaatataaatattttcgaacctTCTTTTGGTGATGTCGGTCAATATGTAACAAACCTTAGTGAAATTCAGAAAGCATTTATTTCTAATAGCGGTGTATCTTCTTGTCTCTGATTGTAAATATCGTAATAAATGCAATACTTCCtacttttagttaaaatatatatttatatatattagagtgtttcatataaaacttttttatttcttcatgaAGACACGAAAATATTGTTCTTATGTtgaaaattccctgaaaattttagcccttaatattatcCTCAAGTACTTCCATTATGATTTCTCACGTTTTGcacatatttttggaaaaaattttgtgaacagCTGGTTTTATAGAAAAACTTCCAATGAGAAACTTGTGCGGAATTTGTGTAACTAAATCTTGATCCAATGATTTATAACTTTGTAAAagttgtacatatattcaaaccAACTTTTCCGGGTTTTAAAACCGTATATGTTAGGTTATTTATGcacttgtaaatttttattgtattaaagaGGCATTCAAACTACACTTAAGTTTACTTCTTTCCAGATAATTGCCTATGCACAGTAGGAACATACTCGTCCCACTGCGCCTGAAAGAAATTTCCTGCAATGGGCTCACCCAATTTATATTTCTTCGCAAATTTCGTTGCACTAAAGTTCGGTCTATTTTGACTACTATTTTTTGGTACGCGAGTTTCCAGAAAGCGTATTTCGGCTGGTTGTTTGTATACTAAGAAAACATATCGATGGAGACCAGTCCCCTGTGGTGGGCCAGACCCTACATACGCGGTTAAGACATCACCACTACTAATGTCCGTTCCGTGAATATTGGTAACCAACCAGTGATtaaattcacgaaatttcgGATTGCTGCGGCTTGGTGCATCCGGATCTGTCATAATTATCGTATAAAAAGCATCGTTTTCGGCATTCCACTCGATCGAGGGCTGTGTTGCCACCTGTGTTGGTGTTAGCTCCTTTCCATTTTCAGCCAATACATTTTTGTAACTGACCTAAGAAAATTTGTTAGTTATTTGTAAAGTTATATGCAATTGATTTTTCAACCTTTAGATATTGTTTCGGCGCCACTGGTATGACGTCAGGGACAACTTTGTGTTGCTTGAAAACGACGTCCGTACTATCAGATGTTGAAGCTGCAGCCATTGCGTtctgaaatttgttttaatacaaatatgtcAGGGGCCGGTAGACATATGATTTCGAAGCTATAATATGATCCATAAAATCTTTAGTTACCATAACAAATCTTACATTAGATATAAATCCTTCGACGAGAtcaaaacattatttataattGATAGCTTGATgtgaaaattttcgattttatttttatttttctacatttcaATGATTGAATCTGATGGCTATGTCTATATATAGGGTGCACCCAAGGCTCATATAATAAAGATTACGTCATTCATCATGTTGGGATGTAGATGAATCAGTTCAGATTGTTATGTTAAAAGaagattttaagaaaatttatttcgttcatatttttcttgtgtttttcattactttttcaaGCATCATTTTACGGCGTAGTAGCAATCGCTATTGGGTGGACAAAAGTTTAGAGTCAGCCATTCGAGAAGTGGAAGATAGTCTATGGTAACGAACGGCCTCCAAGGTGGAGACTGGCTGTAACGTCCACGAAGACAATTTTAAAGATGCTGCTATGGGTATAGACCCATACTCCATACACATTTTTCCAGTCTATTGTTGGTAGGGCTCGCTTGCAGTTCTCCACCGTCAAGTTCAGGATTTGTCACCGCCAGGTTGCGACAATACCTTCGTCGGAGTGTTGCCCCCGACGTTGTATACTATGGAATGGCGCGGACGAGAAGGCGAATGGAATTGCCATCGATTAAAGCGTCTTCCAGAGAAAACCCGAGCACCCCATCGTCAACTGCGCAGATGGAGAGAAGTGGCGGTTTCTATCACAGCAGAAAGAATAGTAGTATGCAAAAAAATGGATCTGTTCGAGCACAACAATTCTAAGGAAATAATACAATGAATAAAGGTAGCACAACCGACCTTTACCAAGAGGTTTAGGAAGGACCTGACTCAAAGTTACAAGATACTTATTTTCCACAGCCTGATGCGAGATATTTCGAACCTGTCATACTACTCTGTCAAGATGATGGTATTGTGTTCACCCAATAAATGGTTACCAAATCTTTTATGCCTTTTAAATCAGCCGGTCCGGACTATATATTTCCCGCACTTCTGCAGAATGATCTACTGTTTCACTGCGTTGCTTGTTGTTATATATAATGCTTATACCCATTTAGAGTAAGCGCCTAATCTGGGAAAAGAAAACTACCAGACAAAATCGTTTAGATCGATTAGTTtaacatcttcttcttcttcttaattggcgtagacaccgcttacgcgattatagccgagttaacaacagcgcgccagtcgttgcttcttttcgctacgtggcgccaattggatattcaaagcgaagccaggtccttctccacttggtccttctaacggagtggaggtcttcctcttcctctgcttccccgatgggtactgcgtcgaatactttcagagctggagtgttttcgtccatccggacaacatgacctagccagcgtagccgctgtcttttaattcgctgaactatgtcaatgtcgtcgtatatctcgtatagctcatcgttccatcgaatgcgatattcgccgtggccaacgcgcaaaggaccataaatctttcgcagaacctctcctcgaaaactcgtaacgtcgactcatcggttgctgtcatcgtccaagcctctgcaccgtatagcaggacgggaattatgagcgacatATAGAGTTGGCTTTtgttcaattgcctactcagtccgaagtagcacctgttggcaacagcaatcctgcgttggatttccaggctgacattgttggtggtattaatgctggttcctaaatagacgaaattatctacaacttcaaagttatgactgtcaacagtgacgtgagagccaagtcgcgagtgcgacgattgtttgtttgatgacaggagatatttcgttttgccctcgttcactgccagacccattttctgtgcttccttgtccagactggagaaagcagaactaacggcgtgggtgttgaggccgatgatatcaatatcatcggcatacgccagcagctgtacacttttatagaagatggtatcttctctatttagttctgcagctcgaactattttctctagaagcaggttgaagaagtcgtacgatagggagtcgccttgtctgaaacttcgtttggtatccaacggctcggagaggtccttcccgattctgacggagcttttggtgttactcaacgtcagtttacacagccgtattagttttgcggggataccaaatccagacatcgcggcataaaggcagctccttttcgtgctgtcgaaagcagctttgaaatcgacgaagaggtggtatgtgtcaattcttctttcacgggtcttttccaagatttggcgcaaggtgaatatctggtcggttgttgatttgccaggtctaaagccacaatgATAAGGTccagtcagtttgttgacggtgggctttaatctttcacacaatacgctcgatagaaccttatatgcgatgttgaggaggctccttttttatggattgagcagagcacacttaaattccaatcgttgggcatgctttcgtccgaccatatttcacaaagaagctgatgcatgctccttatcagttcttagCCGCCGTggttgaatagctcggccggcaatccatcagcccccgccgctttgttgttcttcagacgggtaatggctattcgaacttcttcacggtcgggcaatggaacgtctgctccatcgtcatcgattagggaatcgggttcgccatctcctggtgttgtgttcactgccattcagcaggctggagaagtgttccctccataatctaagtatgctctgggcatcggtgactagatcacctttgggggttctacaagagtatgctccggttttgaaaccttctgtaagccgccgcatttgttcgtagaattttcgagcattacccctgtcggccagcttatcaagcttttcgtactcacgcatttcggcttctttctttttctgtctgcaaatgcgtctcgcttccctcttcaactctctgtATCCATCCTATCCcgtacgtgttgtggtcgatcgtaacgttgcgaggtaggcagtctgttttctctccgttgcgacacggcactcctcgtcgtaccagctgttcttttgcactttccgaaaaccaatggtttcggttgcagctgtacgtaaggagtttgaaatgccgtcccacagtcccttataccgggttgttggcgagtgctctcagagagcaggagtgcaacccgagtagcaaatcgttcggctgtctgttgtgattgcagcttctcgacgtcgaaccttccttgtgtttgttgacgtgcgttttttgctgcacagaggcgggtgcgaatcttggctgcaacaagatagtggtcagagtcgatgttaggacctcggagcgtacgcacgtctagaacactggagacgtgtcttccgtccatcacaatatgatcgatctggaggcttttcgatccggagacagccaggtagcttgatgtatcttcttgtgctggaatctagtaccacagataaccatatttcgggcccggcaaagtcgatcagcctcaacccatatggggatgtttcgtcgtggaggctgaatttaccgaccgtagggccaaatataccttttttgcccatcctggcgttaaagtcgccaagcacgattttgacatcgtgaggggggcagctctcataagcgcgccccaagcgctcatagaaggtatCTGTGGTCACATCGTCAcgggagtgaatgatagtactcggcgacggagtctctctcccaacacgaatccaacaccaaacttgcgctcctttatatggccactgtagtaaatgtcacaaggacctactcgtctctgtccttgtcccgtcgatcgcatttcttggacggcggtgatgtcagcctttattttcgcgaggacatcaaccagctgggcagcggcaccttcccaattaagggtccggacattccaggtgcatgctctgatatcgtagtccttacttcgtttgccatggtcgtcatcaaaaggcggtctctcatccgaggcttgttgttccttttcattgggggtgttttttacgtggcgggtcccaaatcaCAATATGATCCCCtgtgtcccaaacccagcgcacaaccctatgtgggggatgtttcgccttctcactttagctcgccttcgaacggatgttcttaggctacccagaggatatttggtcaaagacacaacttccggtctgcgttcgagctgcttgagccatgtgtaaaagaatcgtttctggccactcccaagtgaagtgatcagagaactttcctcacttgcgtgaacttctacacataactccatcTTAACAAGTATGGAAAGGATCTGCGGTGATCGTATTATACGACAAATCCCACCCAACCATTTGGGTTTCAGTACGACTTCCCTGTTTTTGGTGAGGTAGTGGGTAGTGAAGAGTAGTGGGCTTCTTTGTAGTAATCCATATTGAGAAACTGAATGACTACAATTTAGTTTTTCAGGACAAAATCGATGGCATAACAGAAGGTGGCAAGTGGGCTTCTGCTCTAAGCAGCAGTATCTGTATTAGACCATTCAGCTCCTTCAAAGGTTGTTTGAATTGATGAACCCTAGATGGACGTCGAGTAGAGGTGGCGATATAGTTGCTTGATAATGTAGCTGAGGACCTTACATTCACGCATCAGCTCTTGGAACACTACCAATACGGGGCATACAACAAAGGTAATTTCGGGTAGTCTTGATGGATCTTCTTCTAAACGAAAAAGAACTTGGTAACATTGTAGAAGTTACTACAGAGCTCCTACTTTTAAGATGCCACCTTCAGAAATTTGGAAAAGTGTGCAATTGAGACGGGACATCTCGGCTCCCAATGCTCCAACTTTGCCTTTTGATCTCCATACAACAATTACGGCACAAAAATTTTGTCTGTCGTTTTTTTCTTTgtgcacaaagcattcagtgaaggtcgcgAAGTCATCGAAATTTAACGATTTTAACTTTATAAGTGATGAATTGTAGCGTATAATTACACCAAATAAAACTCATCTAGATTTAcctatatactttatataattcCTTATTGGGTTAAATGCATATTTGCgctttttaaattgtttttattttttctggagaTAGTGAATTAAATATAATGTGTGTATACTAAAAATACATGCCGATTTGTCATATATAGGCTTATAAGATCTATTACGTTATGAACCAGTTTCGCAATTAATAGCCGCTTAAATAACTCTTGGGTTTGCTCATTAATAGTCGTCTACTAAGCAGACCGCCGCTGACCTTGTCTATTAAGCCAGCACTTTGTTTCCAACCAGCCAATCCATATTTTCACTTTCATCACTTCTTActttcataaatattcaaattataatttatgcaCTACTTTGGAAACTGTTAATCAATGTGAATATGCAGCTAAATACAAACCTAGCCGCATACgtgcatatttgtttatataagtgGGCGAGTAGGTGCATAAAATAagatttgtatgtttgtgtgtgaaacTGGCTTAACGGCTCGAACCGatagaagaaacaaaaaaaaaactatttctaaACAAGTATTTTCTTTAACCGTTCGACTTGGGCCATTTCAAGTGCAACTTTAAAATCCTAATTGCTTATAGAGTTCCGGTACATAATCATCATATTGAGCTTGGAAGAAGTTTCCAGCAACTGGTGCGCTTAGTCCATATTTCTCAGCGAAattctttgttgaaaaattcTCACGACCCTTAGCACTTGTATTCGTGAGATGAGTTTCAGTGAATTCCAGTTTCTTTGGTTGTTTGTAGAGCAAGAATACGTAACGATGCAATCCTGTGTCCTTCGGTGCGCCAGAACCAATATATGCCGACAGTACTTCACCCTTGTCCAAACTATTGCCGGGAATATTGACCACCAACCAATGATGCCATTCGCGCATCTCAGGCTTAGCACGACTAGGTGCATCCGGATCGGTCATAATCAGTGTGTAGAAGGTATCAGTCGATTCAGGATTCCATTCCACTTTCGGTTGGTGCTTTACTTGTGTCGGAGTCAGCTCTACGCCCTTATCGGCCACTACACCGCTGTCGAAGCTCacctaccaaaaaaaaattgtcgcattCAACTCCATCGAATTAATATAGCTTACTAATAGCCTTACTTTTAAAAAGTCTTTTGGTCCTTCCGCGATTACGTCAGGTATTACTTCCAGGTGcttcataaattttgttatatcgGAATCCGCAGCGTGTGCCATATAAAACAGACTCACTAACAATAAATGCTTTAAGTTCAACATTTTACCGTTGTTTTGGTGTATTGACGTTATCGTCCGCAACCTTTGAGCTTCTAGTTGTGAATAAGCTGTGAAGATCTCTGATGTTAACTGCTGCTACTGTTGGGTCAAAGCTGCGCTTTATTTAGTTGAGCTTTTGCTCGCTCTCAGCGTTATCTATGAATAAGCAGCTGCTTATATAGGTAATGTCGCTAAACTTATTTGGTTatgcatgcacacatatatagtatatacatacatatattgtacgtCTATAAtgataattaactttattacaaCTTTTATCTCGATGACTGTAGGGTACTTTTCTTAAAAGCAgcttttaaattatatgtaattaacgtagtatgtgtttgtgtgactttaataataattatatattgttGATCTAAACAGCTGTTTGTTGCTTGACTCTTCAAAACTTGctcaataaaacaacaatatcgAAACACATCTAACCGCTTCCACATGCAATCTACGTATCTATTTTATTTGGAACTGTGGAAGTATCAACGTGCATTCGTCAAAGCTTCATcagatttaaacaaaattaggactacaatatatttaatattaacccttaagaagtaagaaagggctaagttcgggtgcaaccgaacattttatactcttgcaacttgcaggaatcaacgccagggaaataccttaagatgtaaaacatCAATCAAGgcatataaagatttgttagaaaaacgcaAATCATTATACGTAGTACGGTATATGGGAGGTGGTGTAGtgtcgacccgattttatctattaactactatcatgccacatattaaaaaagtgttCCATATGTTTCATAAATGTACACATTCAACCACCAAtaatatggagcaaagtcagccgggtgttcgaaaatcctggtaatagttataAGGGGACTAGGTTAAGTGTTCGCCcaattataatgggttgtcaaaaaagtcttgcggtatttttattaattttttattttgttttattgaaattgaaatgaatttttgatgactcatgcccagctcttgaccgatgctacggctgctactatgccggtctctttcgaccaattcagcgattttaacgcaattttcgacgacaggccttccggagtgtggcgcatcttcgaccacctctacaccagaacgaaaacgttgaaactatcgttgtgcggtggaaatggaaactgtatcgggtccataaactgcacaaattttattggcggcttgagatgcatttttgcctttatcgtagtagtactgtatgtaaaatatgccgtattttctctttattttgctccatgttcgcgacgctataactcacgaacgacttaaaagaaacgacaatcaataaaacacgtgttagcgcgtgaaatcagcttttcaaaaaggtatagcatgacccgatgcgacgaactacacgctttcagcgccaactagcaaaaataccgcaagacttttttgacaaccaatatatgtatatttcaggCACAAAGGtgcact comes from the Bactrocera neohumeralis isolate Rockhampton chromosome 2, APGP_CSIRO_Bneo_wtdbg2-racon-allhic-juicebox.fasta_v2, whole genome shotgun sequence genome and includes:
- the LOC126756526 gene encoding protein D3-like, producing MLNLKHLLLVSLFYMAHAADSDITKFMKHLEVIPDVIAEGPKDFLKVSFDSGVVADKGVELTPTQVKHQPKVEWNPESTDTFYTLIMTDPDAPSRAKPEMREWHHWLVVNIPGNSLDKGEVLSAYIGSGAPKDTGLHRYVFLLYKQPKKLEFTETHLTNTSAKGRENFSTKNFAEKYGLSAPVAGNFFQAQYDDYVPELYKQLGF
- the LOC126756519 gene encoding protein D2-like encodes the protein MEIMKVFWLLLIAANISANETNDVKTIFEQLEVVPDVVPSAPNRFLKVTYANDLELKAGIEFTPTQVKSQPLVEWEADQDSFYTLIMTDPDAPSRNAPKFREFKHWLVGNIPNNDISKGEVLSAYVGSGPPKNSGLHRYVFLLYKQNGKLEFNEARVGNNSREERPNFRAANFALKYDLDYPIAGNFYQAQWDEYVPFVHKQLSGN
- the LOC126756555 gene encoding probable small nuclear ribonucleoprotein Sm D2, with amino-acid sequence MALVKPKSELTPEELARQEEEEFNTGPLSVLTQSVKNNTQVLINCRNNKKLLGRVKAFDRHCNMVLESVKEMWTELPRTGKGKKKVKPVNKDRFISKMFLRGDSVILVLRNPLATAAGK
- the LOC126756533 gene encoding protein D2-like; translated protein: MAAASTSDSTDVVFKQHKVVPDVIPVAPKQYLKVSYKNVLAENGKELTPTQVATQPSIEWNAENDAFYTIIMTDPDAPSRSNPKFREFNHWLVTNIHGTDISSGDVLTAYVGSGPPQGTGLHRYVFLVYKQPAEIRFLETRVPKNSSQNRPNFSATKFAKKYKLGEPIAGNFFQAQWDEYVPTVHRQLSGKK